CAGCACCACCGAGTGCTCCTGCAGCGCATGGCCCTCGCCGGGGATGTAGGCGGTGACTTCGATGCCGTTGGTCAGCCGCACGCGGGCGATCTTGCGCAGGGCCGAATTGGGCTTCTTCGGCGTCATGGTGCGGACGACCGTGCACACGCCGCGCTTCTGCGGCGCGCCGCGCGGCTGGCGGAACCTGCGCTGCTTGCGGGCGTTTAGCGTGTAGAGCAACGCCGGCGCTTTGCTCTTCCCCTTCTTCCAGGTCCGGCCTTTGCGGACCAATTGATTGATTGTCGGCACGTCGAACCTCCCGAAAATGCGAACCCGGACCGAAAACGGATTGATTTCACCCTGCCCTGGCAGTAGGGGAGGCCATCCGACAAACGCGATGGCCTCGCCCCACGCTGGCGTTTATGCGATTCGGGCGTGAGGCGCTTTTTCCGCCTCGCCCTGATGATCCTTAGGGCAACGGGCGGCAATTCTACCATGCCAAAAAATGGGAGTCAAGCTTCCGTAGGGCAATCGTCGGAAACCCACGCCCCCTTCTACCCCGGCCGGAAATCCGGAATTGGCTTTTTTTGGGGAGTATTTCGAAGGCGTAAAGGATACCTCTTGACTTGCCCCCTCTTCAGACTTATAATACCTTTTCGCCCAAAAACCTCTGCTCATCCTCTTAAGGCTTGGAGTGGCAAAATCCGCCTCCCTCGACGAGAGGGAAGCCCCATGTTCCAGCGGGCACCGGGAGATCGCAACCATGGCTCTTAGCGGACGAAAATCCTATGCGCGAATACCCGACATTCACACCCTGCCGACCCTGATCGAAGTCCAACTGGATTCCTTCGAATGGTTTAAGAAGGAAGGGCTGGCGGAGCTGTTCGACGAAATCTCCCCGATCGAATCCTTCAACAAAGGGATGCGGCTCTATTTCCCCGGCCAAAGCCCGGAAGCCAAGCAGTGGAACCTGAAGTACTGGTTCGAGGAACCCAAATACTCCATCGAAGAATGCCTCGAGCGCGACATCACCTACGCCGCCCCGCTGTACGTTTCCGTTCTGCTGATCGGGGCGGAAGTCCCCGAGCCGATCAAGCAGGACATCTTCCTCGGCGACATGCCGCTGATGACCGAAAAAGGCACCTTCATCATCAACGGCAGCGAACGGGTGGTGGTGTCGCAATTGATCCGTTCGCCGGGGGTTTATTTCGAAGCCGAGGAGGACCGCGCCACGGGCCGGCTGCTCGCCTCGGCCAAGCTGATCCCCGACCGCGGGGCGTGGATGG
The Anaerolineales bacterium DNA segment above includes these coding regions:
- the rpsL gene encoding 30S ribosomal protein S12, which translates into the protein MPTINQLVRKGRTWKKGKSKAPALLYTLNARKQRRFRQPRGAPQKRGVCTVVRTMTPKKPNSALRKIARVRLTNGIEVTAYIPGEGHALQEHSVVLVRGGRVKDLPGVRYHIVRGTLDTTGVDARRQGRSKYGNKRPKEAQKE